The Oncorhynchus tshawytscha isolate Ot180627B linkage group LG08, Otsh_v2.0, whole genome shotgun sequence genome window below encodes:
- the bmf1 gene encoding BCL2 modifying factor 1, which translates to MDDEEDDVFVPDSSHCWRTAFREIKYEDRGTQTPSPALALPNDMLPCGVAQEPRPLFYGNAGFRLHFPARFEQVGDRGPQEQHQVERGRMERLQQQPQQPAQSMEVCIGQKLQLIGDQFYQEHLQLYHRNQRNMRPLWWRLASALLTLLFEQEAIAGRGRAGWR; encoded by the exons AtggatgatgaggaggatgatgTGTTTGTGCCAGACTCCTCCCACTGCTGGCGCACAGCCTTCAGGGAAATAAAGTACGAGGACAGAGGCACCCAGACACCCAGCCCTGCCCTGGCACTGCCCAACGACATGCTACCCTGTGGGGTGGCCCAGGAGCCCAGACCACTCTTCTATG GCAACGCAGGCTTTCGATTGCACTTTCCAGCGCGGTTTGAGCAGGTTGGAGACCGGGGGCCTCAGGAGCAGCatcaggtggagagagggaggatggaacGGCTTCAACAGCAGCCTCAGCAGCCAGCACAAAGCATGGAGGTCTGCATTGGACAGAAACTCCAACTCATCGGAGACCAGTTCTACCAAGAACACCTTCAACTG TATCACCGAAACCAAAGGAACATGAGGCCCTTGTGGTGGCGCCTGGCCTCAGCTCTACTCACCCTGCTGTTTGAGCAGGAGGCCATCGCTGGaagggggagagcagggtggaggtga